From the genome of Triticum aestivum cultivar Chinese Spring chromosome 3B, IWGSC CS RefSeq v2.1, whole genome shotgun sequence, one region includes:
- the LOC123070424 gene encoding protein PLASTID TRANSCRIPTIONALLY ACTIVE 7 isoform X2, which produces MAMAMAASFAARHHHGHLAAGLPSTPQSGGRTSRSAATISMKAQSSEPGSGKGGGDGRVSGGRRVWRRRKLTKEDDMLRYKLDRIPFLEEKVRKVRENGKLVCLDINQLMLSQENRFAFTMEVAEEANAYLEKHRHEYGLKKPILHVLSDRMNEAGFSRPEGYLYPYPIKPGPYFIKEEGN; this is translated from the exons ATGGCCATGGCAATGGCCGCTTCCTTCGCCGCCCGCCACCACCACgggcacctcgccgccggcctcccctccaCCCCTCAATCGGGCGGAAGGACTAGCCGCAGCGCTGCCACCATCTCCATGAAGGCTCAG AGCAGTGAGCCTGGAAGTGGGAAGGGGGGCGGGGACGGGCGAGTAAGCGGTGGGCGGCGAGTGTGGCGTCGCCGGAAACTG ACCAAAGAGGATGACATGTTGCGTTACAAGTTGGATCGTATCCCTTTCTTAGAAGAGAAAGTGAGAAAAGTAAGGGAAAATGGGAAGCTTGTGTGCTTGGATATCAACCAGCTCATGTTATCTCAAGAGAACAGATTCGCATTCACAATGGAGGTGGCAGAAGAAGCTAACGCCTATCTTGAGAAGCACAGGCATGAGTATGGATTGAAAAAACCTATATTGCATGTGCTCAGTGACCGTATGAATGAAGCTGGATTTTCTCGGCCAGAGGGTTACCTTTATCCTTATCCTATCAAGCCTGGGCCTTATTTCATAAAAGAAGAAGGGAATTGA
- the LOC123070424 gene encoding protein PLASTID TRANSCRIPTIONALLY ACTIVE 7 isoform X1 → MAMAMAASFAARHHHGHLAAGLPSTPQSGGRTSRSAATISMKAQKKQSSEPGSGKGGGDGRVSGGRRVWRRRKLTKEDDMLRYKLDRIPFLEEKVRKVRENGKLVCLDINQLMLSQENRFAFTMEVAEEANAYLEKHRHEYGLKKPILHVLSDRMNEAGFSRPEGYLYPYPIKPGPYFIKEEGN, encoded by the exons ATGGCCATGGCAATGGCCGCTTCCTTCGCCGCCCGCCACCACCACgggcacctcgccgccggcctcccctccaCCCCTCAATCGGGCGGAAGGACTAGCCGCAGCGCTGCCACCATCTCCATGAAGGCTCAG AAAAAGCAGAGCAGTGAGCCTGGAAGTGGGAAGGGGGGCGGGGACGGGCGAGTAAGCGGTGGGCGGCGAGTGTGGCGTCGCCGGAAACTG ACCAAAGAGGATGACATGTTGCGTTACAAGTTGGATCGTATCCCTTTCTTAGAAGAGAAAGTGAGAAAAGTAAGGGAAAATGGGAAGCTTGTGTGCTTGGATATCAACCAGCTCATGTTATCTCAAGAGAACAGATTCGCATTCACAATGGAGGTGGCAGAAGAAGCTAACGCCTATCTTGAGAAGCACAGGCATGAGTATGGATTGAAAAAACCTATATTGCATGTGCTCAGTGACCGTATGAATGAAGCTGGATTTTCTCGGCCAGAGGGTTACCTTTATCCTTATCCTATCAAGCCTGGGCCTTATTTCATAAAAGAAGAAGGGAATTGA